GGTTCATCGCTTGCTCTCCCTGTCAATCCGCTTGTTCGCGGATATGCGAACTGTTACGCCTTATCCCCAAGAGTATCAACAGCGAAGCGGGATGTGACGTTCGGAGCCGGGAGCAACTAAATGATCAGGATCCTTCACACGGCCGACGTTCACCTCGACTCCCCGTTGAGGTCCCTAGCGCTGCGCGACCCCGAGCTGAGGGATCGGGTCCGGACATCGAGCCGTACCGCGCTAACCAGGATCGTCGACACCGCGCTTGCCGAGGAAGTAGCCGCCCTGCTGATTGCAGGCGATCTGTTCGACGGGGCAGAGCGTAGCGCGCGGACTGCCGCCTTCCTGACGCTCCAACTGGAGCGCCTACGCGAACGCGGGATCCAAGCATTTTATATCAAGGGCAACCACGACGCCGAGAACCCTCTCACCGGCGAGTTGACCTTGCCCGATAACGTTCATGTCTTTGACGGGCGCGGCGGCAAGGTGCAGCTCGCGGAGGACGTCTGGATCCACGGCGTCAGCTTCGCCAACCGTCACGCCCCGGAAAGTCTGCTGCCAAAGTTCCCGGCGCCGGTCGAAGGCGCCGTCAACATCGCGATGCTGCATACCTCCCTCGCGGGCGCAGAGGGCCACGATCCCTACGCACCCTGCACGGTCGGTGAACTGACTGCTGCTGGCTTCGATTACTGGGCGCTGGGGCATGTTCACCGCCGGCAGGTCCACGCCGAGGCGCCATGGATCGTTATGCCCGGAACGCCACAGGGACGCGATATGGGCGAGCCTGGTCCGAAATCCGCGACGCTCTTGACCATCGATAAGGCAATCGAGATCGAAGAAGTACCGACCTCGGCCGTGGAGTTCCTGCACATCCAGGTCGACGTTGCTGATACCGACAGCGACGACGCGCTGCGCGATGTGCTTAGGCGGACCCTGCGAGACACGGCGCGAAACCTGGTGTCGGAAAGCGCCGTGGTTCGCCTGGAGCTTACCGGTAGCACGCGCCGTCGTTGGCAGGTCCTGCGTGATCAGGACGTCTGGAAAGAGACCGCGGCGCAATATGCTCGGGAGACGGGCACGCTTTGGCTGGACAAGGTCGTG
The Paracoccus alcaliphilus DNA segment above includes these coding regions:
- a CDS encoding metallophosphoesterase family protein; translated protein: MIRILHTADVHLDSPLRSLALRDPELRDRVRTSSRTALTRIVDTALAEEVAALLIAGDLFDGAERSARTAAFLTLQLERLRERGIQAFYIKGNHDAENPLTGELTLPDNVHVFDGRGGKVQLAEDVWIHGVSFANRHAPESLLPKFPAPVEGAVNIAMLHTSLAGAEGHDPYAPCTVGELTAAGFDYWALGHVHRRQVHAEAPWIVMPGTPQGRDMGEPGPKSATLLTIDKAIEIEEVPTSAVEFLHIQVDVADTDSDDALRDVLRRTLRDTARNLVSESAVVRLELTGSTRRRWQVLRDQDVWKETAAQYARETGTLWLDKVVFDLSDTAEPGHSATDELAGIMKTIREEPGFSETCRAEIEGILQELAPQRRAELLPDEAAMDQLARRLAEAGADRILARMKGATP